In Aridibaculum aurantiacum, the following proteins share a genomic window:
- the recJ gene encoding single-stranded-DNA-specific exonuclease RecJ, producing MQKRWKIEKADEAKVASLQDALKVHKVLCKMLVQRGFDTFEKAKAFFRPQLSELHDPWLMKDMRKAVDRLLSAFDKKEKILVYGDYDVDGTTAVASMFQFLKKIYNEVDFYIPHRYREGYGVSKAGIDFAKENGFTLIVSLDCGIKSIELIQYAKELGIDFIVCDHHMPDHELPAAVAILNPKQVDCAYPYKELCGCGVGFKLMMAMAQELGLGKDSYLCYMDLLATAIAADIVPMTGENRIMAYYGLKVVNEKPCAGIKALMQLAKAEKTMHISNLVFMIAPRVNAAGRMDDAKKAVNLFIENDCDKAMEFAEMLHSDNTDRREADSSITEEALEQIKNDPALVNRKSTVVYQEHWHKGVVGIVASRLIETYYRPTVVLTRSGDVAAGSARSVAGFNLYEAIHACKEHLLGYGGHFAAAGMTLLPENVEAFAKKFEEVVSATITPEQLIPEIVIDAEVQLSDLSFSFYNIINQMEPYGPENMRPVFIAKNVVDTGWSRVVKEQHIKFSLRQNNYTFNGIGFNMAEKFDLLTGKRPLDVVFTLDVNEWNGERSLQLRVCDVRLSEAATTSPAGASSINAGRMAEVATA from the coding sequence ATGCAAAAAAGATGGAAAATAGAGAAAGCCGATGAGGCTAAAGTAGCGTCGTTGCAGGATGCGTTGAAGGTGCATAAGGTTTTATGCAAAATGCTTGTCCAGAGGGGGTTTGATACATTTGAAAAAGCAAAGGCTTTTTTCCGTCCACAGCTTTCAGAACTACACGATCCATGGCTGATGAAGGACATGCGTAAAGCAGTTGATCGACTACTTTCAGCCTTTGATAAGAAAGAAAAAATTCTTGTTTACGGCGATTATGATGTAGATGGAACAACGGCTGTTGCCAGCATGTTCCAGTTCCTGAAAAAGATATACAACGAAGTAGATTTTTACATTCCTCACCGCTACAGGGAAGGCTACGGCGTATCTAAAGCAGGGATCGATTTTGCCAAAGAAAATGGCTTCACCCTAATAGTCTCTCTCGACTGCGGAATCAAATCAATTGAGCTTATTCAATACGCTAAAGAACTAGGTATAGATTTCATTGTGTGCGATCACCACATGCCTGACCACGAACTACCTGCAGCAGTAGCAATTCTTAACCCGAAGCAGGTTGATTGTGCTTATCCTTACAAAGAATTATGTGGCTGTGGAGTTGGTTTCAAACTGATGATGGCGATGGCGCAAGAGCTTGGTTTAGGCAAGGATTCTTACCTGTGCTATATGGATCTTTTGGCTACCGCAATTGCTGCCGATATAGTACCGATGACAGGAGAAAATCGCATCATGGCGTACTATGGTTTGAAGGTGGTAAATGAGAAACCTTGTGCAGGCATCAAAGCATTGATGCAATTGGCTAAGGCGGAAAAAACCATGCATATTTCCAATCTTGTTTTCATGATTGCACCGCGGGTAAATGCTGCCGGCAGAATGGATGATGCGAAAAAAGCAGTCAATCTTTTTATAGAAAATGATTGTGATAAAGCAATGGAATTTGCGGAGATGCTTCATAGCGATAATACAGACAGAAGAGAAGCAGACTCAAGCATCACAGAAGAAGCATTAGAACAAATAAAGAACGATCCTGCGCTGGTAAACCGCAAGTCTACAGTAGTATACCAGGAGCACTGGCACAAAGGTGTGGTAGGCATTGTAGCATCAAGATTGATTGAAACCTATTACCGCCCAACGGTGGTATTAACCCGGAGTGGAGATGTAGCAGCAGGCAGTGCTCGCAGTGTTGCGGGCTTCAATCTTTATGAAGCAATACATGCTTGTAAAGAACATTTGCTTGGCTACGGCGGCCACTTTGCTGCAGCAGGAATGACATTGCTGCCCGAGAATGTTGAAGCCTTTGCAAAGAAATTTGAAGAGGTAGTAAGTGCTACTATAACTCCTGAACAACTTATACCAGAAATAGTAATAGATGCAGAGGTGCAGCTTAGCGATCTCAGCTTTTCTTTCTACAATATCATCAACCAGATGGAGCCATACGGACCAGAGAATATGCGTCCTGTTTTCATTGCCAAAAACGTGGTAGATACAGGATGGAGCCGCGTGGTAAAAGAGCAGCACATCAAGTTCTCGCTTCGCCAGAATAACTACACGTTCAATGGTATTGGCTTTAACATGGCAGAGAAGTTTGACCTGCTCACTGGCAAGCGTCCGCTGGATGTTGTTTTTACGCTTGATGTAAATGAATGGAACGGTGAAAGAAGCCTGCAACTGCGGGTTTGTGATGTACGGCTGAGTGAAGCTGCTACCACTTCACCTGCTGGTGCTTCTTCTATTAATGCAGGAAGAATGGCAGAGGTGGCAACTGCTTAA
- the htpG gene encoding molecular chaperone HtpG, with amino-acid sequence MQKGQIRVQTENIFPIIKKFLYSDHEIFLRELVSNAVDASRKLKTLSSIGEAKGDIGELRIDVELDAKEKTISIIDRGVGMTQEEVDKYLNQVAFSGAEEFVNKYKGQNEENIIGKFGLGFYSSFMVSERVEVYSKSFKDEPGTYWSCDGSPEYELYAIDKADRGTKIVLHVNEESKEFLEADRLKGILEKFCRFLPIPIYFTDKSEKQEDKKDDEIEEIKPINNTNPAWTKKPADLTKEDYENFYRELYPFGEKPLFWIHLNVDYPFNLTGILYFPKIKQSYEIQKDKIQLYSNQVFVTDEVKDIVPEFLMLLHGVIDSPDIPLNVSRSYLQGDPNVKKINAHITKKVADKLEEIFRNERPSFEEKWESLGLFVKYGMMTDDKFLDKANKFLVLEDAVATKPAEVATEVAEGEEKPESKSTKVFYTLEEYRTATEALQKNKDGKLVILYTTDPVQQDAYIQGAVAKGYKVIKLETLIDAAFINHMETKWENVQFTRVDSDIVDHLIDKGETAASVLSKDEEEKLKTLFGFPISTVHATVEVKGLSEDAPPVVATRPEFMRRMKDMGVMGGGMASWYANMPDEVTLTVNGNHKIYQRILKEDDTQLQEKQVRNLADLALLSQGLLKGSDLTNFINRSVDLLQGEKNSELVA; translated from the coding sequence ATGCAAAAAGGTCAGATAAGAGTTCAGACGGAGAATATTTTCCCGATCATTAAGAAGTTCCTGTATAGCGACCACGAGATCTTCCTGCGTGAGTTGGTGAGCAATGCCGTGGATGCGTCAAGAAAACTGAAGACACTTTCATCAATTGGTGAGGCAAAAGGTGACATTGGCGAGCTACGCATTGATGTAGAACTGGATGCGAAAGAAAAGACGATCAGCATTATTGACCGCGGTGTGGGTATGACACAGGAAGAGGTGGACAAGTACCTGAACCAGGTGGCCTTTAGCGGTGCAGAGGAATTTGTAAACAAATACAAGGGACAGAACGAGGAAAATATCATCGGTAAGTTTGGGCTTGGTTTCTACAGCTCGTTCATGGTGAGCGAAAGGGTAGAGGTGTATAGTAAGAGTTTTAAAGATGAACCAGGTACGTACTGGAGCTGCGATGGTAGCCCTGAGTACGAACTGTATGCGATAGATAAGGCAGATCGCGGAACTAAGATCGTGCTGCACGTAAATGAAGAAAGTAAAGAGTTTTTAGAGGCGGACAGGCTGAAAGGTATACTGGAAAAGTTCTGCCGTTTCTTACCTATTCCAATTTATTTCACTGACAAAAGTGAGAAGCAGGAAGATAAGAAGGATGATGAGATAGAAGAGATCAAGCCGATCAATAACACCAATCCAGCATGGACGAAGAAGCCTGCTGATCTTACCAAAGAAGATTACGAAAACTTCTACCGCGAGTTGTATCCTTTTGGCGAAAAGCCGCTGTTCTGGATACACCTGAACGTAGACTATCCATTCAACTTAACTGGTATCCTGTACTTCCCTAAGATCAAGCAGAGCTACGAGATTCAGAAAGACAAGATACAGCTGTACAGCAACCAGGTATTTGTAACCGACGAGGTGAAGGATATTGTTCCTGAGTTCCTGATGTTGTTGCATGGTGTGATCGACAGCCCGGACATTCCACTGAACGTGAGCCGTAGCTACCTGCAAGGCGATCCGAATGTGAAGAAGATTAACGCGCACATCACCAAAAAAGTGGCTGATAAGCTGGAAGAGATCTTCCGCAACGAGCGTCCATCTTTTGAAGAGAAGTGGGAGAGCCTGGGTCTGTTTGTGAAGTACGGTATGATGACTGATGACAAGTTCCTGGACAAGGCAAACAAGTTTTTGGTATTGGAAGATGCAGTTGCAACTAAGCCTGCTGAAGTCGCTACTGAAGTTGCTGAAGGTGAAGAGAAGCCTGAAAGCAAGTCAACAAAAGTATTCTATACACTGGAAGAATATCGCACTGCTACTGAAGCTTTGCAGAAGAACAAGGATGGCAAACTGGTGATCTTATACACCACTGATCCTGTTCAGCAAGATGCGTATATACAAGGCGCTGTAGCTAAAGGTTACAAGGTGATAAAGCTGGAAACGCTGATCGATGCAGCATTCATCAACCACATGGAAACTAAGTGGGAGAATGTACAATTTACTCGTGTAGACTCCGATATTGTTGATCACCTGATAGACAAAGGAGAGACTGCTGCCAGTGTGCTAAGTAAAGATGAAGAGGAGAAACTGAAGACATTATTTGGCTTCCCGATCTCTACGGTTCACGCTACTGTAGAAGTGAAAGGATTAAGTGAAGATGCGCCTCCTGTTGTGGCTACTCGTCCAGAGTTTATGCGCCGTATGAAAGACATGGGTGTTATGGGCGGCGGTATGGCTAGCTGGTATGCTAACATGCCAGATGAAGTAACGCTGACCGTAAATGGTAACCACAAAATTTACCAGCGCATCCTGAAGGAAGATGATACACAACTGCAGGAAAAGCAGGTGCGTAACCTTGCAGATCTTGCGCTGTTGAGCCAGGGCTTGCTGAAAGGTAGTGACCTTACCAACTTCATCAACCGCAGTGTAGACCTGCTGCAGGGAGAGAAGAATTCTGAACTGGTTGCGTAA
- a CDS encoding OmpA family protein: MAGLISLFSSAAYSQQSDAGYDWRDSSKIPTKLLPQHSEFLNNAYPYPSRPRDQWELGLHAGHSFIIGDVSPRPGFGGGISLRKSLGHTFSLRGDYTGSFNYGLDYRPRTNAQLPGNVANNPWAGYGNNNFVANYRNALHQGNLDLIAVLNNRSHYRGNPKTNFYALTGYSVLIADVDVDAVGANGQPYNFNNFNFARPRADIKDDLKNLMNMDYESNAGALNGNRANVGRIKNNQLVRHAFSAGAGFALKLSRTINLALEQRFTFTFDDNMDGLYVGRSNDVISYTSGRLNINLGNRARRVEPLWWINPNNFIYNELNRPSHMKLPTPVLPDADGDGVTDQFDMEPNTPAGVPVDARGVARDTDGDGVPDYKDKELLTPQRCFPVDADGVGNCPEAACCKEIRDMLESGEFGRRGACNIGNLPSIQFASGGATLTNNHRNILNSAAAQIKADPTCKIRVTGHAASDKRSQQLSWDRVNAVIRYLVERQGISQDRFIFTYGEQGDPNTVDLMGTTEEGPNTVPAPHPQYRRG, encoded by the coding sequence ATGGCAGGCTTAATCAGCCTCTTCTCCTCTGCAGCTTACTCGCAGCAGAGCGATGCAGGGTATGATTGGAGAGACAGCTCCAAAATTCCTACTAAATTACTTCCTCAACACAGCGAGTTTTTAAACAACGCATACCCTTATCCTTCTAGGCCGCGCGATCAGTGGGAGCTTGGTTTACACGCTGGCCATTCATTTATCATTGGTGATGTATCACCTCGTCCAGGTTTTGGTGGTGGTATCTCGTTAAGAAAATCTTTAGGACATACTTTCTCTTTAAGAGGTGATTATACAGGTTCTTTCAACTATGGCTTGGATTATCGTCCAAGAACAAATGCCCAACTTCCTGGAAACGTTGCTAACAATCCATGGGCTGGTTATGGTAACAATAATTTCGTAGCTAATTATAGAAACGCTTTGCACCAGGGTAATCTAGACCTGATTGCAGTTTTGAATAATCGTAGCCACTACAGGGGAAATCCTAAAACCAATTTTTATGCTCTAACCGGATATTCAGTTTTAATAGCTGATGTTGACGTAGATGCAGTAGGTGCAAATGGACAACCTTACAATTTCAACAACTTCAATTTTGCTCGTCCTAGAGCTGACATCAAGGATGACCTGAAGAACCTGATGAACATGGATTATGAATCAAATGCTGGTGCATTGAATGGTAATCGTGCTAATGTTGGACGTATCAAGAATAACCAACTGGTAAGACATGCTTTCAGTGCTGGTGCTGGATTCGCTCTGAAACTTAGCCGTACTATCAACTTAGCTCTTGAGCAAAGGTTTACCTTCACTTTTGATGATAACATGGACGGATTGTACGTAGGTCGTTCTAACGATGTTATCAGCTATACAAGTGGTCGTCTGAACATCAACCTTGGTAACAGGGCAAGAAGAGTAGAGCCACTATGGTGGATCAATCCAAACAACTTCATCTACAACGAGCTTAACAGGCCTTCTCACATGAAGCTGCCAACTCCAGTTCTTCCAGATGCTGATGGTGATGGTGTAACAGACCAATTTGATATGGAACCAAATACTCCGGCTGGTGTACCAGTAGATGCACGTGGTGTAGCTAGAGATACAGATGGTGATGGCGTTCCTGATTACAAAGACAAAGAATTGCTAACTCCACAAAGATGCTTCCCAGTAGATGCTGATGGTGTTGGTAACTGTCCAGAAGCTGCTTGTTGTAAAGAAATCCGTGATATGCTTGAAAGTGGTGAATTTGGCCGCAGAGGAGCATGTAACATCGGAAACCTTCCAAGCATCCAGTTTGCTTCAGGTGGTGCTACTTTGACTAACAATCACAGAAACATCCTGAACTCTGCTGCTGCTCAAATTAAAGCTGACCCAACTTGTAAGATCCGCGTAACTGGTCACGCTGCTTCTGACAAGCGTTCTCAACAGCTTAGCTGGGATAGAGTAAATGCTGTTATCCGTTACCTGGTTGAAAGACAAGGTATCAGCCAAGACAGGTTTATCTTTACCTATGGTGAGCAAGGAGATCCTAACACTGTAGATCTGATGGGTACAACAGAAGAAGGTCCTAATACAGTACCTGCTCCTCACCCTCAATACAGAAGAGGATAA
- a CDS encoding DNA-directed RNA polymerase subunit omega: MSKLRRQLSANTSNVVETKNLVDIKAKTGNLYESIAIVAKRANQINISLKEELHNKLEEFASHTDSLEEIHENKEQIEISRAYEKMPNPAILATQEFMEDKIYYRKNDSDLFS, from the coding sequence ATGAGCAAGCTAAGAAGGCAGCTTAGTGCTAACACCAGCAATGTTGTTGAAACTAAAAACCTGGTTGATATAAAAGCTAAGACTGGTAATCTTTACGAGTCTATCGCTATTGTAGCAAAGAGAGCTAACCAAATCAACATTTCTCTAAAAGAGGAGTTACATAATAAGTTGGAAGAGTTTGCAAGCCACACCGATAGCCTTGAAGAGATCCATGAGAATAAGGAGCAGATAGAAATTTCAAGAGCGTACGAGAAAATGCCTAATCCTGCTATTCTTGCAACACAAGAGTTTATGGAGGATAAAATTTATTATCGTAAAAATGATTCAGATCTATTTAGCTAG
- a CDS encoding OmpA family protein, producing the protein MRKILSLLTVLLVFSSALRAQLGGTHNYLDTSYISPRNLSQQQDFLNNSHNFPSKPRDMWQLGVFVGFPWIDGDCPPALKGAGSGLGSYAHGVGVSLRKSLGYVISLRGSLSYYNMIGLDYQRNRNFNNHEVILQNYAPPASPRGYFHNHRTQAVVPSLEALFSLNNIMFHSKQGRWNLYGMIGYSALMYETKIDALDANGDRYMFENITTTGVPRKEIRDQLRNMLDGNYETVGETNDRRPEIGNFNLRHSFTAGVGLEYRVGRKSSLGIEYKRILPRDDYVDGWYRQSGDLANPVFTSEWDNIGFLSVGMNFNLGNSAKRIPPLWWMNPLEFAYSELNNPKHMRLPKIKLDDADGDGVTDQFDLEPNTPPGAPVDTHGVSKDTDGDGVPDYRDKELLTLQNCFPVDEDGVGNCPEPDCCKDIERRKVTTETDCRITDLPSVQFAGNSVKLSREAQQILASVANQLKEQPACKVRVSGHGPSSKAAQQLSWDRVNAVIKYLVEQQGLTENRIIFEYGTEGDPNTVDLMGTVEEGPNSVPAPHPNLQKTRR; encoded by the coding sequence ATGAGAAAAATTTTAAGCTTACTAACTGTTTTACTTGTCTTTTCTTCAGCTCTTCGAGCTCAATTAGGCGGAACGCATAATTACTTAGATACATCTTACATTTCTCCAAGAAACCTTTCTCAACAACAAGACTTTTTAAACAACTCACACAACTTCCCAAGCAAGCCTAGGGATATGTGGCAATTGGGTGTTTTTGTTGGTTTCCCTTGGATTGATGGAGATTGCCCTCCTGCATTGAAAGGTGCTGGTAGTGGATTAGGTAGCTATGCTCATGGTGTAGGAGTTTCACTTCGTAAATCGTTAGGGTATGTGATATCTCTGAGAGGATCACTTTCTTATTACAACATGATAGGATTGGACTACCAGCGTAACCGTAACTTCAATAACCACGAAGTAATATTGCAGAACTACGCTCCACCAGCTTCTCCTAGAGGATATTTCCACAACCACCGTACACAAGCTGTGGTTCCTTCATTAGAAGCCCTGTTTTCATTAAATAACATTATGTTCCATAGCAAGCAAGGCAGGTGGAATTTGTATGGTATGATCGGCTATTCTGCATTGATGTATGAAACTAAAATAGATGCACTTGATGCGAATGGTGACAGGTACATGTTTGAAAATATCACTACCACTGGTGTTCCTCGTAAAGAAATCCGTGATCAACTAAGGAACATGCTTGATGGTAACTACGAAACAGTTGGAGAAACCAATGATCGTCGTCCGGAAATCGGCAACTTCAATCTTCGCCACAGCTTTACTGCTGGTGTTGGTTTGGAGTATCGTGTAGGTAGAAAATCTTCACTGGGAATTGAGTACAAGCGTATTTTACCTCGTGATGATTATGTTGATGGATGGTATCGTCAGAGCGGTGACCTAGCAAACCCTGTATTCACTTCAGAATGGGATAACATTGGTTTCTTGTCTGTAGGAATGAACTTCAACCTGGGTAACTCAGCTAAGAGAATACCACCACTTTGGTGGATGAACCCTCTTGAGTTTGCTTATAGCGAGTTGAACAATCCTAAGCACATGAGGTTGCCAAAAATTAAATTGGATGATGCTGATGGTGATGGTGTAACTGACCAGTTTGACCTTGAACCTAATACACCTCCAGGTGCGCCTGTTGATACACATGGTGTTTCAAAAGATACAGATGGTGATGGTGTACCTGATTACAGGGATAAAGAATTGCTGACTTTGCAAAACTGTTTCCCAGTTGATGAAGATGGTGTAGGTAATTGTCCTGAGCCAGATTGCTGTAAAGACATTGAAAGAAGAAAAGTAACTACTGAAACTGATTGTAGAATAACTGATCTTCCAAGCGTACAGTTTGCTGGAAATAGTGTGAAACTAAGCCGTGAAGCACAACAGATACTTGCAAGCGTTGCTAACCAACTGAAAGAGCAACCAGCTTGTAAAGTGAGAGTTTCAGGTCATGGTCCTTCAAGTAAAGCTGCTCAGCAATTAAGCTGGGATAGGGTAAATGCAGTTATCAAATACCTGGTAGAGCAGCAAGGTTTGACTGAGAACAGGATCATATTTGAATACGGTACTGAAGGTGATCCTAATACAGTAGACCTGATGGGTACTGTAGAAGAAGGTCCTAATTCAGTTCCTGCTCCACATCCAAACTTGCAAAAAACAAGAAGGTAA
- a CDS encoding outer membrane protein assembly factor BamD — translation MNRNLLLLACIILLSSCASQLTKVMKSTDPDYKLKMGEKYFAEKKYSNAQVVFEDLFPVLKGTAKFEDLYYKYAYTAYHLKDYMNAENLFKTFVETFPTSPKAEDADFMRAYSFYKQSPKPELDQTNTLKAMGQMQVFINTHPTSPRIHEATAIIDESRQKLEIKDSKNAELYYNMGFYKSAAIAYNSIIDNFPDTDKGDEYKLMVIKSYFLYAANSIEEKQAERYDKVVTECLEFVDRFPESTLTKTVEDYRQQSLNKINNKNEQAKKAA, via the coding sequence ATGAATAGAAATCTTCTTTTACTGGCTTGCATCATTTTATTAAGTTCATGTGCATCGCAGCTTACCAAGGTGATGAAAAGCACTGATCCGGACTATAAGCTGAAAATGGGTGAGAAATACTTTGCTGAAAAAAAGTATTCGAATGCACAAGTAGTTTTTGAAGATCTTTTCCCCGTTTTGAAGGGTACGGCTAAGTTTGAAGATCTTTATTATAAATATGCTTACACAGCATACCACCTTAAGGATTATATGAATGCTGAAAACCTCTTCAAAACCTTTGTAGAGACCTTCCCTACAAGTCCGAAAGCGGAGGATGCAGATTTCATGCGCGCTTATAGTTTTTATAAACAATCTCCAAAGCCTGAGTTAGACCAGACGAATACATTGAAGGCAATGGGACAAATGCAGGTGTTCATTAATACGCATCCCACTTCGCCTCGTATACATGAAGCCACCGCTATCATTGATGAATCGCGCCAGAAGCTAGAGATCAAGGATAGTAAGAATGCTGAGTTGTACTACAACATGGGTTTCTATAAGTCGGCAGCAATTGCTTACAATTCCATTATAGACAACTTCCCTGATACTGACAAAGGGGATGAATATAAGCTGATGGTTATCAAATCATATTTTCTTTATGCTGCTAATAGTATAGAAGAAAAGCAGGCAGAACGTTATGATAAAGTAGTAACAGAATGTCTTGAATTTGTAGATCGTTTTCCAGAAAGTACATTGACTAAAACTGTAGAAGACTACAGGCAACAATCTTTAAATAAAATAAATAATAAAAATGAGCAAGCTAAGAAGGCAGCTTAG
- a CDS encoding polyprenyl synthetase family protein — MELAQRIISQELKDFEIHFRDAVKSNVGLLDKIMQYIVKRKGKQMRPMFVLLSAKLGGQINDKTYRAASLVELLHTATLVHDDVVDESLERRGFFSINALWKNKIAVLVGDYLLSKGLLLSLDNRDHQVLQLLSQAVKLMSEGELLQLEKARNLNLKEDIYFEIIKNKTASLVASSCAAGASTTFDDQSAVEKMRLFGEKAGIAFQIKDDLFDYGNMDVGKPTGNDIKEKKLTLPLIYTLNKVDASLRRKLIYIIKNENKQKEKVKFVIDEVVKAGGIDYATEKMLNYRDEALAVLHSFPPSEVRDGLEELVRYTTDRKY; from the coding sequence ATGGAATTAGCTCAGCGGATAATATCACAGGAATTAAAGGATTTTGAAATCCATTTTCGCGATGCTGTAAAAAGTAATGTCGGCCTGCTCGACAAGATCATGCAGTACATCGTGAAAAGGAAGGGAAAGCAGATGAGACCAATGTTTGTGCTACTGAGCGCAAAACTTGGTGGCCAGATCAATGACAAAACGTACCGGGCTGCTTCCCTGGTGGAGCTTCTGCATACTGCTACCCTAGTACACGACGACGTGGTAGATGAATCGCTGGAAAGACGCGGGTTTTTCTCCATCAATGCTCTTTGGAAAAATAAGATAGCCGTACTGGTAGGTGACTACCTACTTTCTAAAGGTCTCCTACTGTCGCTTGACAACAGGGATCACCAGGTTTTGCAACTGCTTTCGCAGGCTGTAAAACTTATGAGCGAAGGCGAACTTCTACAATTGGAAAAAGCCCGCAACCTTAACCTGAAAGAGGATATATATTTTGAGATCATAAAAAATAAAACGGCATCGTTGGTTGCCTCCTCTTGTGCTGCAGGAGCGTCTACTACTTTTGATGATCAATCAGCTGTAGAAAAGATGCGGCTCTTTGGAGAAAAAGCTGGGATAGCTTTCCAGATAAAGGATGACCTTTTTGATTATGGCAATATGGATGTGGGTAAACCTACAGGCAATGATATAAAAGAGAAAAAGCTTACATTACCATTGATTTACACGCTGAATAAAGTTGATGCCTCGCTTAGAAGAAAACTTATTTACATCATCAAGAACGAGAATAAGCAAAAGGAAAAAGTGAAGTTTGTGATTGATGAAGTAGTAAAAGCAGGAGGCATAGATTACGCTACAGAAAAAATGCTGAACTACCGGGATGAAGCGCTTGCTGTATTGCATTCATTTCCGCCTTCAGAAGTAAGAGATGGATTAGAAGAATTGGTAAGATATACTACTGATAGAAAATACTAA
- a CDS encoding T9SS type A sorting domain-containing protein, with protein sequence MRRFLLGCLAVVAVTVANAQTQADTALRIVSWNIEWFGSTEAGPPNKNLQERNVVRILRFLDADIYALGEIVDTMRMRRVVDSLGANYGFTISDFCSAVASPDFPNWLTCQKLAYVYRKDVVSNVRVRGMLRASQNAYYNFASGRFPYLLNANVNKNGKKRNINVINIHAKSGTTSTDYTRRRNGAIELKDTLDQFFSRTPVILVGDYNDELHRSISGFGTSPYQVIVADSNRNNANYYRSITLPLSYAGENSTIGFSTVIDHQIINKRMDSMYIAGSAAIRKDVLTVVPDYNARNTSDHYPVFSSYSVIAGDTSVFIAPPPPPPPAPPIVQGFKIGPNPFSNVLYYRSGKTLTDVTMALYNAVGAKVWQRELATIPANVAQQTQVPSSLPPGVYIFRLLSKEETHQLKLVK encoded by the coding sequence ATGAGAAGATTTTTACTTGGTTGCTTAGCAGTTGTGGCTGTCACTGTTGCAAATGCGCAAACGCAGGCTGACACTGCATTACGCATTGTTTCATGGAATATAGAATGGTTTGGATCAACCGAGGCCGGACCGCCTAACAAGAACCTGCAGGAGCGCAACGTTGTTCGTATCCTCCGATTTTTAGATGCTGATATTTATGCTTTAGGAGAAATAGTTGACACCATGCGCATGCGCCGTGTAGTTGATTCTTTAGGAGCTAACTATGGCTTCACCATTTCCGACTTTTGCAGTGCGGTAGCCTCTCCCGATTTTCCTAACTGGCTTACCTGCCAGAAGCTGGCGTATGTATACCGCAAAGATGTGGTGAGCAATGTGAGAGTACGCGGCATGTTGCGCGCCAGCCAGAATGCATATTACAACTTCGCTAGCGGCCGTTTTCCATACCTGCTCAACGCCAACGTAAATAAGAATGGTAAGAAGCGCAACATCAACGTCATCAACATTCACGCAAAGTCTGGTACTACCAGCACCGACTATACCCGCCGCCGCAATGGTGCTATAGAATTAAAAGACACACTCGATCAGTTCTTCAGTCGAACACCGGTTATACTTGTAGGTGATTATAATGATGAATTACACCGTTCTATCAGCGGCTTTGGCACCTCTCCTTACCAGGTCATTGTTGCTGACTCCAATCGGAACAATGCTAATTACTACCGCTCCATTACGCTGCCGCTAAGCTATGCCGGCGAGAACTCTACCATTGGTTTCTCTACTGTTATTGATCACCAGATCATCAACAAGCGGATGGACAGTATGTATATCGCTGGCTCTGCTGCTATACGTAAAGATGTACTAACCGTAGTTCCTGATTACAATGCACGTAACACCTCCGACCACTATCCTGTTTTCTCCAGTTATTCGGTTATAGCCGGCGATACTTCTGTATTCATTGCTCCGCCACCACCGCCACCGCCTGCTCCACCTATTGTGCAAGGCTTCAAGATTGGACCTAATCCATTTAGCAATGTGTTGTACTACCGCTCAGGAAAAACACTTACTGATGTAACCATGGCATTATATAATGCTGTAGGTGCCAAGGTTTGGCAGCGCGAACTAGCAACCATTCCTGCGAACGTAGCACAGCAAACGCAGGTGCCTTCATCGCTACCTCCGGGTGTTTACATCTTTAGGCTTCTAAGCAAAGAAGAGACACACCAGCTGAAGTTGGTGAAGTAA